Part of the Juglans regia cultivar Chandler chromosome 14, Walnut 2.0, whole genome shotgun sequence genome, ttttcattttgtttttggttatgCTGTGATGTCTTCTTTGCCAAGGATCCCTTTTGCTCTTACTCCGTTGGGATTTATATATTGTTTGGTGTTGAAATGATATCATCTGCTTGTATAAGATGAATTCAGAGTTGGATTCTCTCAGTTGTCTAGGCTTTGAATTCTTAGATATCTGTTTTATAATTGGATACCGACACCTTGTAATGcattaattcatttatttaataatatttgtatagtAATACAAGttcaattttatttgaaaaatatatagatttaattttgaatGAGATGCAACATGTATTCTGCCTCAAATATTCGTTTAGAAAAGAATGTTCAGGTGCTTGGCAAGGTGGATTGATGTCATTAATTGCAGGGAATAATAAGCAATCAGTTTTCTCATATTCAGTCTTTGGAAAGTTTGGAGGAACCTGAGCATGTTGTGCAGGTGATCGTTACGTACCTCATTGATGTCGAAACAATTTTATCAGAATTAACAAGCTACATGTACCTCCATACTCGATCAAGTTTATTTAGTTTGATTATCAATGTTACACCTACTTTAGGTTATTTCTTGTTCGTATATCTATATCTGCAGGGATTGTCCTGAAGCCGACTTCTCTACATTGGCTGCACTTTCTCACAAAGTAGAGGAGAGAAGCTCAAGGTTGTAtgaaagaataatttatttatacaatatttaacGATGTTCACTAATGTCTGATAAATGGAGAAAGTCAGTGAAGGTTAAAGATGGTATGTCGACAAGCCAGCTATATTATGAAAGGCAGTTTAGATCTATTAGGTTATATTTAAATCTGATTGTAACATTGTTTAAAATCTGGCCAGTTTTCACAAAATCCTTTGCTTTGCTCTAGTCTAGTTATCTAAGGTTTGGGACTAGACATCCATCTTAGTGGACAGGCAAGGCATGTAAACACACGATCATTAACTTTAAAGATCCGAATGATGTGATGCTAAGTAACCTGGTACTTTTATGTTTACTGGTATTGAATAGATTTCCATCTTAGTGGGATTCTGCAGAATAGACTTCCATTACTTGtattgaatatgaaaaatcCTCATGATTTGTAGTTTGAACTTTTAAGATTCAAATGATGTGATGCCAAGTGACCTGCTACTTTTAATTTAAATGGATCCTGTAAGCTACAAAATTAGTATTCTGAGATTGAATAATATTGCTTTTGCTCTTATGATCATCTTATTGACATTATCGGCTATTCAACATGATACTTATGTGAGTAGTTAaacttttatgtcattttttttagtgtttatATAACTTAGAGAAATACTTGGTCCacaaaaagaattacaaaaaactACTTCACAAAGTAatgtggcttgatgtgatacgttcGATTGTAAGGCTTGCTTTGTTGTAAAGAGAATgtgacgtaccacatcaagtcaCTTCAATTTGTGAGGTAGTTTTTTGTGATTCTTTTTGTGGGCGTAGCAACTCGCTTTAACTAATCATGAATTCCTGGAAAACTTCACAATATGATTTTTAGTTGCACCTAAGGAGATGTGGAAGATTAATCTTGTCCTTCCATCTCTTAGTGATTACAGACAAGATCTTACCTTTTTGTTTGGTGTTACAGCATCGGTGCCGAGCATGTGAGACTTGCATGTGCTGATCTCATTCACGCTTGTGATCAGATGAACAAGGAAAAGTAAGGCTTCCAGTTATTCACACAGCCTAAAGACTGATGATGTCTAATCAAGAAGTAATAGATTAATAATGGCTTATTAAGAAGTAATAGATTAATGATGGCCTATTGAGAAGTAATCAAGAGAAATTGCCAATAACTTTTGGAAGTTAATATAACTGTGTTCGTCTTTTCACATGCCTTAGACCTGGATGTTTGACcatccaaatatcaaatatgaCCCTGATGCTTGTGTATGCTCCCAGACTTCATCTGTTGCTAAAGAAGTTCGTTTTCATCAAAATGCTGATAATATAAAGTGGTTTACCAGTGACCTAGATTACTACTTTGTCTAAGCCTTCTAATTGGATATCCATTTGGAAGGCATGTATTGGAAGAAAATCTTTTTGTCCTCCCTCTCTGGGTGAAGTTTAGATAAATGTGATCACTTTGTGAAGccttttaaattcttataattttcattatgttttttcctctctttccaaGTTTCTTCCTTTTACAATTGTTCTGTGCGGTTCTTCTTGTATTCATGTGGTCCCATGGGCTTAGCCCTTTCCATATATTCCCAAATAATAACAATCGTCTAAATTACAAGAGATGTTTTTAAGCGCTCATTCACATTTTTCCACTAATTTGTTTTAGTTAATTTCCATCATAAACTGCCTAGTTAAGTTCATTTTCTGGTTCAACCTCAGGTCTGACTTTTATTTATCTATTGTAATTTTGTCCAAAGTTGAATACTAGCTACCACATACTGCACTTTCTTCTTTCCTATGAACTAGGAATCACTACTTGGGAACCTCAGCTACCTTATTACTTGACATATTTGTGCATACTACACTAACTAGGTTACAAGTTACCTAATCCTCAAATATGTAAAGCAACTTTATTTTTTGCCTAGTTAAGTTCATTACTTGACATATAGGGCATGCACACacgtacatacatgcatatgtaTATTTGTATGCaggtatgcatgtatgtatgtatgtatgtatgtatgtatgtatgatacACAAGGTAGGTAGCTATCCTTCTCCTTTGGGTTGAACCTAAATCCCTCTATTCTTAAAGGGAAGGAGATTCCAACTTGGCTGCAAAGGCTGAAAATCTAGTCTGCAATGCATCCAAGAAGGTAACTAATATGTTTTCATTTCAGCTGATAAGTAAATTCTATAACAGATAAATGACAAAGAAACAGAGATTCTGCTCCATTAAAATATGCACACCACTACTGGGTATGTACTactatgttttctttttcttttttcccccatCAGTTCAACTATCTTAGTGACCTTGACGGATGGAGATCGTCTTTGATTCTCTGCCCAAATTGGAGTATCCAAATCAAAGGGAGAGACACAATATTAAATATCTATGTGAGGCCCACACAGCTCGGAAGCCTCGCACAGGCAACATTTAATGTTATAGGATCCACATGCTGGTCTGTTTCTCTTCGAACTAGACCATCAAATTCAGACAAATAACTAGAGAAGATCTCAATATGATGCTTACTGCTTACAATAAGGCAGCCAACTTGAtcaaacaaatcatttcaatgtAACCTTACAAAGAGAAGACTTAAGACATGCTAATCCCATATCGGCAATTACCTTCTCTGTTACCATGTTGGCATGTGCATGAATACCCCACTACCTGGCTTTGCTCTTCATGAAAAAAACTTGTTCATGTAGAATCACAGCCATGATTTTCAGCCACAATCAAATTCAACGAATGTTTTCATCCACATTCAACATTTAACATATGTTTTCAGCCACGTTCAACCTAGAAGCTCAATGACATCTGAGCAGTTTTAGCATACCGCCTATATGGTAAACCTTACATTTTGAATCAAGGCATAGctgattatattaatttaaactaagtTTATCTTTCCATTGTTCTTTTTGGTCCTTTATTTGAATGGAGATGTCAATATTATTCAGTTCtgtattaactaattatatgcCATCTACgtaagaatatttttcttcattctcttTCTTGATTTATTCTTTCTGtatcaaaattttctatatttgcATAATTTACTTTCTAACCCCGCCCTCTTTCTATTAAAAACCTATACGTTTCAGCTTCTCCAAAGCCTTAATTTGGGTAAAGAATGATTTTGCACAAACCCGAAACAAGCTGGAGGCGTATGCTCAGGTATTAAACAGCATTCATTTTGTCTTATGCACTTCCAAGCTAGGGTTTGATTGGAAAGAACCTACATATTCTGTGTTCTTTTGGATATAtgactttattttcctttaccaATTTAAGTCTTCTTTGGGGAGAAAATTGTGGAGACTTGATATGTAGGACTATAAGAATTTTAGCTATTGGTGAGTGGAATTGGGGGCTGGCTTTACTCTGGGGCACAAGTTTGCACTAAAACATTTCACGAGTTCAGAAAAAGAATTTCCACgttcatataattttatgacatCACTGTAAACTGATATACCGCTTATGGTAGCCTGGAAAGTTATTTCTTTGAGAATATGTTGGTTTGGCAAGCAGAAAGTGTTACCACAAAAGCTAGgttgagggagggaggggggacCCACACACAACAAAAgcagaagaaagagaaaaatcaaagataaataaaataggaaataatttaagaaaacaaagaatCATTGCAATTTCTGAGAATTGGAGGAGTTTTAGTCCTCTCAATGCACTAGTTGGAGCTCCTATCACCCTTGCATTTATACTTCAAGAGTCTTCATATCATCCTCTCTTAATTTCTATGTTGTCCCATAAAGGATTTTCGTATAGGATTTAACATAGCAAATCCACAAGAAGTTGATCCTATATCAACATATCCGGGCTTACATCTCATTTCTTATAATAGTTTTCTTAGTGCGCTCTTGCTCCTTTATGACctcatgaaattaatttttgagttgTAAAATCTTTTTGAGTGTTAATAATCAGATGATATATAGCTTATTTTTTAGTGATAGGAAGGCTTTTAGTGACGGTACATAAATATGTTCTTGGTGGAACTTATCAAGACTTCATTTTcccagttattttattttttgtttcaaatatttgTAACCTAATTCACAAAATCAAATGGCATAAACAAATTGGCTAAAATTACTGGGAAGAACTAAGATGACATGCCAACTGGGAGGAATTGATAATTTATGATCTTAAACCTAGTCATGATCTTCCATAAGACTTACTGGGCAGATTATTCCCATGTCCCAATAAGCCCAAACTCGACTGTTTCTTTTGttcagatgaaaaaaaatactgtgtgtgtatgtgtgtctTAAACTCAGACGCTCACAACATAAACCCAAAGGGGGGAAACTTCAAATCAAAGCAATCCAGGAGATGAAGGAATTCATATGAGTATGAAACTATTTGAAAGGCATAGGTTACTGcagcatttattttatatttgagtaatacctcatctatttcttttttatgttcttaatttaaattaacacATTTATGAGCACAGATGGAGCGGAGGATTATCAGAGTAAAGAGCAGACAGAAAAAGTAGAGCTTTTTGTGGTATCAAACTCTCTTTCAGTTTTATGGGATGAAGCTCCTGAGAATGTAATGTTTTCCTTATGTAAATGAAGGTCTAGAATAATTTGTATTAAAACTTGTGATAGTCACTGCTTCATCTACATGGTTGCATGTATTCTCA contains:
- the LOC108988600 gene encoding histidine-containing phosphotransfer protein 2-like; translation: MALSILKELLQGYVQSLFDEGIISNQFSHIQSLESLEEPEHVVQVIVTYLIDVETILSELTSYMDCPEADFSTLAALSHKVEERSSSIGAEHVRLACADLIHACDQMNKENFSKALIWVKNDFAQTRNKLEAYAQMERRIIRVKSRQKK